Proteins from a genomic interval of Colletotrichum higginsianum IMI 349063 chromosome 6, whole genome shotgun sequence:
- a CDS encoding Allergen Asp F7 translates to MKTTTFLCAVLASTAIAQPHQHANKRRHVHGKHQKRALVTEWVTETAYVTEWVDSTTTVWVDPDVSSTSSAVPTTSVPAQFFEPANQPVYNTLSTSTKPSPVASPVKEPVSQAPPPVPTTSTSTSAPAPAPQTPTPELVQPSTPVYVAPPPVPTTSSAPAPAPQPTTEAASPSATPTSPSGGSGGSGGDVHSGDLTYYAVGLGACGEDDSGKDRTENIVAISHLVMGAQSNGNPYCGRKVKISVNGKTTTATVRDKCMGCKAEDIDVSEKCFLEMFDSLGVGRQTVEWSFV, encoded by the coding sequence ATGAAGACCACCACCTTCCTTTGCGCCGTCCTGGCTTCCACTGCTATCGCCCAGCCTCACCAGCACGCCAACAAGCGTCGCCATGTCCACGGCAAGCACCAGAAGCGCGCTCTCGTCACTGAGTGGGTTACAGAAACTGCCTACGTGACCGAGTGGGTTGATTCGACCACTACCGTCTGGGTCGACCCCGACGTCTCGTCCACCAGCTCTGCCGTCCCGACCACCTCGGTTCCCGCCCAATTTTTCGAGCCTGCCAACCAGCCCGTCTACAACACCTTGTCCACCTCCACGAAGCCCTCCCCCGTCGCTTCCCCCGTCAAGGAGCCCGTCTCGCAGGCCCCGCCTCCCGTACCTACCACTTCCACTTCCACGTCCGCTCCTGCGCCCGCTCCTCAGACTCCGACTCCCGAGCTTGTCCAGCCTTCCACCCCCGTCTACGTTGCTCCTCCGCCTGTCCCTACCACGTCttccgcccccgcccccgctcCTCAGCCCACCACCGAGGCTGCTTCCCCTAGTGCCACACCAACTAGCCCCTCAGGCGGCTCAGGCGGCTCTGGCGGCGATGTTCACTCCGGTGATCTGACCTACTACGCCGTCGGCCTGGGTGCCTGCGGAGAGGACGACAGCGGTAAGGACCGGACTGAGAATATCGTTGCTATCTCCCACCTTGTTATGGGTGCCCAGTCCAACGGCAACCCGTACTGCGGCAGGAAAGTCAAGATCAGCGTCAACGGCAAAACTACCACCGCCACTGTCCGCGACAAGTGCATGGGCTGCAAAGCTGAGGACATTGACGTCAGCGAGAAGTGCTTCCTCGAGATGTTCGAcagcctcggcgtcggccgtcAGACTGTCGAGTGGTCTTTCGTCTAA
- a CDS encoding pentatricopeptide repeat domain-containing protein has translation MSLGVTLPWRARSHCIGVSGISLIPRGPRRWSRASPAQLSLSRFWIHSSSEAAKCSPRNAIAPRHKANAESPAEPASHGNPTVGTGEQPVVDAGNLSPERRTNQVRGVEDVDRAFETRENEPQPSPATAASTSAGEMRKPLVVRKTRPLNSFNKDYGKFVVRTSKPDRRASQKNKEMPKETAVTPEQRDPVLVAPAIQYNAPRETQTSYQRSSQGSFRQLRLQAIRYIKQEPLTNWRATLEIMRLRTRPLKSPWQTRARKISVDPELGNKLLYEVDHTIWDIQEQTRCHIELLWPEDANGRESNDGIHLLLSGDEDALEHASEEILRLASQGGSNISIDGVIDSTLSTTKTEESSSCTIERLWESSVESQRPGYVGHYTYYRPYHKISKPLKWTPQTFLAYITAITNVRLPERFVSRYYRSGTAANEAAISLLHAAFEDKATSKAHSVRAFKKALQFMELHGHSHRDDAREFLRKRTESALPIDTGTFNIVLSGSVKVKDLYNFDSVLKLMIHYGCLPNAQTWSLFLELTESEQVRRHAIHIMHRLGLFTDPVAIRLIAKTLVVHEIHRVQDSWPGIREFIRSQNAKYGTSWVSRGAMNKMMNELGRLGHFACCQDLLDIMAQLPSTTPTSLTINTILHHARSQRNFTIALLVLRRANELKIALNEQSYHELFSLAFRLRKPNALGLIWRYACMEGKTSWYMRRRVSDLMEERPEGQTTTGGKRTADDFPALPTFHEENMAPRPLKHLGPWVARRLYSRYITHRAEKPLHELLELSREIDNRIHQVVKQAKQQSDRAIRTTVPGMRIYLRQRIWMPDLKIWGPNLESFRRPCIEMTVTHLAPECSLPAADDGENASPDRNLDATKGPDLETIHGHSK, from the coding sequence ATGTCCCTGGGAGTCACGCTACCATGGAGAGCCCGATCCCACTGCATTGGCGTCTCTGGGATCTCTCTGATTCCCAGGGGCCCTCGAAGATGGTCTCGGGCGTCTCCGGCTCAACTATCGCTCTCTCGCTTTTGGATACACTCATCTTCCGAAGCCGCCAAGTGCAGTCCCCGAAATGCCATCGCACCACGACACAAAGCAAATGCAGAGAGTCCAGCTGAGCCAGCGAGTCACGGCAATCCCACAGTGGGGACAGGCGAGCAACCGGTGGTCGACGCTGGCAACCTCTCACCAGAAAGACGGACCAACCAGGTGAGAGGagtcgaggatgtcgatcGGGCTTTTGAGACACGAGAAAACGAACCACAGCCCTCGCCAGCTACAGCAGCATCTACCTCCGCGGGCGAGATGCGAAAGCCCCTAGTGGTCCGAAAAACCCGGCCTCTCAATTCCTTTAACAAGGACTATGGGAAGTTTGTCGTACGAACGAGCAAGCCCGATAGAAGGGCCTCTCAGAAGAACAAGGAGATGCCCAAAGAGACCGCCGTTACCCCCGAACAACGCGATCCTGTGCTGGTTGCGCCAGCCATACAATACAATGCCCCGCGCGAGACGCAGACGAGTTATCAGCGATCTTCGCAGGGCTCATTCAGACAGCTGCGGCTCCAGGCTATCCGATATATCAAGCAGGAGCCCCTCACCAACTGGCGCGCAACTTTGGAAATTATGCGGCTGCGGACCCGGCCGCTCAAGAGCCCCTGGCAGACTCGTGCACGCAAGATTTCAGTTGATCCAGAACTTGGGAACAAGTTGTTATACGAGGTTGACCACACCATTTGGGATATACAAGAGCAGACGCGATGCCATATCGAGCTTCTTTGGCCCGAAGACGCTAACGGCAGAGAGTCCAATGATGGGATTCACTTGCTACTTTCGGGAGACGAGGATGCTCTGGAGCATGCAAGCGAAGAGATCCTTCGGCTTGCCTCTCAAGGTGGCAGCAATATAAGCATCGACGGAGTCATCGACAGCACACTCTCGACTACCAAAACCGAagagtcgtcgtcgtgtaCGATAGAGAGGCTGTGGGAAAGTTCCGTGGAAAGCCAGCGTCCGGGCTATGTGGGCCATTATACATATTACAGGCCGTATCACAAGATTTCGAAGCCGCTAAAGTGGACTCCTCAGACGTTCCTTGCCTATATCACTGCCATCACGAACGTAAGACTCCCTGAGCGTTTCGTGTCAAGGTATTACCGTTCAGGTACTGCGGCAAACGAGGCAGCAATTTCCCTCCTCCATGCTGCTTTTGAGGACAAAGCTACAAGCAAGGCACACTCGGTCCGCGCATTCAAAAAGGCGCTGCAATTCATGGAGCTGCACGGTCATTCTCATcgcgacgacgcccgcgaGTTTTTAAGGAAACGAACGGAATCTGCCCTGCCAATTGATACTGGCACATTCAACATCGTTTTGAGCGGAAGCGTCAAGGTCAAAGACTTGTACAACTTTGACTCTGTCCTGAAGCTGATGATTCATTATGGTTGCCTACCGAATGCACAAACTTGGTCATTGTTCCTTGAACTCACGGAGTCCGAGCAAGTCCGCCGCCATGCGATCCACATCATGCATAGACTTGGCCTGTTCACCGACCCCGTCGCCATCCGACTCATCGCGAAGACTCTCGTCGTACACGAGATCCACCGCGTCCAGGATAGCTGGCCCGGTATTCGCGAGTTCATCCGGAGCCAGAACGCCAAGTACGGCACATCTTGGGTCTCGAGAGGTGCCATGAACAAGATGATGAATGAGCTCGGGCGCCTGGGTCACTTCGCCTGCTGTCAAGACTTACTCGATATCATGGCCCAGTTGCCTTCGACAACCCCCACCTCTCTGACGATCAACACAATTCTGCATCATGCGCGATCTCAACGCAACTTCACCATCGCCCTATTAGTTCTGCGCAGGGCGAATGAGCTCAAGATCGCGCTCAATGAGCAATCGTACCACGAGCTGTTCAGCTTAGCCTTCAGGCTCCGCAAACCAAACGCACTGGGTCTTATCTGGCGCTACGCCTGTATGGAAGGCAAGACCAGCTGGTATATGCGTCGTCGCGTTTCCGATTTGATGGAAGAGCGCCCAGAAGGGCAAACAACGACAGGCGGCAAGCGGACCGCGGATGATTTCCCGGCACTGCCTACTTTCCATGAGGAGAATATGGCGCCGCGGCCCCTCAAGCACCTTGGCCCCTGGGTGGCTCGCCGTTTGTACTCTCGATACATAACGCATCGTGCCGAGAAGCCCCTTCACGAGCTCCTGGAGTTGTCGCGCGAAATTGACAACCGGATCCACCAGGTAGTCAAGCAAGCCAAGCAGCAGAGTGACCGAGCGATTAGGACTACTGTTCCAGGCATGCGGATATACCTCCGCCAGAGGATATGGATGCCTGACTTGAAGATTTGGGGACCTAACCTTGAGTCCTTCAGACGTCCCTGCATCGAAATGACGGTTACGCATCTGGCTCCAGAGTGTAGCCTACCGGctgcagacgacggcgagaatGCGTCCCCTGACCGGAACCTCGATGCCACGAAAGGGCCAGATCTAGAAACCATTCATGGGCACTCCAAATAA
- a CDS encoding Meiotically up-regulated 65 protein produces the protein MPSFRSSRRVTGLKDSDYDHEINLVNHDERVASPSIETIGGATRVSTGSQLLRDENEEGDHDANTNTNGETGHNAGVADSPRQSIDQERNQHPKPAKRQKASALELQVTTATTAPSIEIEGPTPHEASVPARSGTQRTRPTTAERETAVDVLWENERGCIACGVALFSGKALGSLDPSPWQNQFHKTSPTTTKTAQVPDPSWEWAWPEWRVHRPEGVAMDQFGWQYSFMFSKKFSWHGPKWWNSFVRKRCWVRKRIKKKPEDISDDPHMLNSDYFTVMPANHSRSSSIAGSRRGSISKTSVQTSMAEEEKPDIEDVRTLMAVLRASRIDREKIEAVENYLSHARDNLEHLQDEMHDIMGIFVFQASRRLLLSRLTQIYDDAVATDEQQGGMDKAKERKEHLAAAIKHADEEVKRLSYWSDVKGLAENGEAKHAVAEDEGWNEGWQGVDQSGPAHANFGALPGSPKK, from the exons ATGCCATCGTTTCGAAGCTCTCGACGGGTTACCGGCCTAAAAGACAGTGATTACGACCACGAAATTAACCTCGTCAACCACGACGAACGCGTTGCATCGCCGAGCATTGAGACCATTGGTGGAGCTACCCGTGTCTCGACAGGATCACAACTGCTTCGGGACGAAAACGAAGAGGGTGACCATGATGCCAACACAAATACGAACGGCGAAACAGGCCACAACGCTGGCGTCGCCGACTCCCCTAGGCAATCGATAGATCAAGAACGGAACCAGCACCCCAAACCCGCAAAGCGGCAAAAGGCGTCAGCGCTCGAGCTTCAAGTTACAACGGCTACTACGGCGCCTTCAATCGAAATCGAAG GACCTACGCCGCATGAGGCTTCAGTGCCCGCACGAAGTGGCACTCAAAGAACAAGACCGACCACGGCGGAACGGGAAACGGCCGTTGATGTGCTGTGGGAGAACGAGAGAGGTTGTATAGCTTGCGGTGTCGCCCTCTTTTCTGGGAAGGCTCTGGGTAGCCTCGACCCCTCGCCATGGCAGAACCAGTTTCACAAGACGAGTCCCACAACGACGAAGACAGCCCAAGTCCCCGATCCATCCTGGGAATGGGCATGGCCTGAGTGGAGAGTACATCGTCCAGAAGGTGTGGCCATGGATCAGTTTGGGTGGCAATACTCCTTCATGTTCTCCAAGAAGTTCTCGTGGCATGGGCCAAAGTGGTGGAATTCCTTTGTTCGCAAAAGGTGCTGGGTTCGCAAGCGAatcaagaagaagcccgaggaTATTTCAGACGACCCGCATATGCTGAACTCAGACTATTTCACCGTCATGCCTGCTAATCATAGCCGCTCTTCTAGTATTGCTGGCAGCCGGCGAGGGAGCATCAGCAAGACGAGCGTACAGACGAgcatggcggaggaggaaaagcCCGATATTGAAGACGTCCGGACGTTGATGGCGGTCTTGCGAGCTTCCCGAATTGACCGCGAGAagatcgaggccgtcgaaaACTACCTATCCCATGCCAGAGACAACCTCGAGCACTTGCAGGACGAGATGCACGACATCATGGGCATCTTTGTGTTTcaggcctcgaggaggctTCTGCTGAGTCGCTTGACGCAGATTTATGACGACGCAGTCGCCACAGATGAGCAGCAGGGGGGTATGGACAAGgcaaaagagagaaaggaacACCTTGCCGCTGCGATTAAGCATGCTGACGAGGAGGTAAAAAGATTGTCATATTGGAGCGATGTTAAGGGTCTGGCAGAGAACGGCGAGGCTAAGCACGCTGTCGCAGAAGACGAAGGATGGAACGAGGGCTGGCAGGGTGTGGACCAGAGTGGCCCAGCCCACGCCAACTTTGGCGCCCTACCTGGGTCGCCCAAAAAGTAA
- a CDS encoding Polarity establishment/cellular polarization yields the protein MALYAMLYVFPFLAVLAEAVPVVYFPFNSQLPPATRISEPFSYTLSPQTFASQYQFSYSLRNAPSWLSIDANTGRLFGTPQDDDVPPGEVVGIPVDIIATDSSGSATMTATLVVTRRPTPRLNKPLSEQIQQFGETASPSAVVAFPASDFSFSFAKDTFSYAGNGLNYYATSANNSPLPSWIKFDATSLTFTGKTPPFESLVQPPQKFDFSLVGSDIVGFSAVSVVFSIIVGTHRLTTDTPVIRLNATQGTKVSYTALASSIKSDGNAVVPADLNLTTSGLPSWLLVDDTTFEIQGNPPDNAQPSNSTLIFRDKYSSTLDILLSVTIVTKIFRSTTMGFEATPGGAFSFDIEPYLWVPSDIELEIDSPEDWIKLEGLVLSGTPPKTASPDNIKILVKATSKSSQESDTATVDLGLLPAPAVSSTTPTTSAKPTNPAVSDGSTQGLKAGYIALAILLPLLLLAIIVLLIVCCRKRRRRDSAHDNLKSKISQPIPGTFVMNSGPHSRGGSDHSVVEMMKAPETNRRSRGYFNSAVQRMRQSRTLSTITGSRMSESNNRSSYLWRGSERSPTPRSPSFTSSWRTEGVLFQPQHAQQQSTSTYDGPSDLLSGSSGFLQSQRDDSFRSVLDITIPSMEDEPSSIQATPELAYTSPWGEPSRLALDRSLLLPAASGSDSLASIPEQLTPLGSNPTHGRRFSPSQRPRKRFTILNDSGTQSSFRSSRSGSGRGRLGRQGSEPASRSGSLSRPISRKSDSSPFFGGRSVVPSRNRYNLDSDDSDSLQPARGTENWQTIPPRDSLGIAYDELTRSSPFMRHTPSLSPRPLSIVKKDSGGPRYTRDSRVGKQTPLSRKSSSSSNIIAGHWNRDSFMQQGAAANRPDYPSSRASSEVLGKGKGLARYSSGHDSEGSDWVTEAGTVGKKGPRSRLSSNEDFRVFM from the coding sequence ATGGCACTGTACGCGATGCTGTATGTATTCCCGTTTCTAGCTGTGCTTGCGGAAGCAGTGCCAGTAGTATACTTTCCATTCAACTCCCAATTACCACCTGCGACGAGGATATCCGAACCATTTTCATACACTCTTTCCCCGCAGACATTTGCCTCCCAGTATCAATTCTCATACAGCCTTCGAAATGCACCATCGTGGCTCTCAATAGATGCCAACACCGGCCGTCTCTTCGGGACACCCCAGGATGACGATGTGCCACCAGGCGAGGTGGTGGGGATACCGGTGGACATCATTGCGACAGACAGTTCGGGCTCGGCGACAATGACAGCCACGCTGGTGGTAACGAGAAGACCAACGCCCAGGCTCAACAAGCCGCTATCCGAACAGATACAGCAGTTTGGCGAGACAGCGTCACCGTCTGCTGTCGTGGCCTTTCCTGCGTCCGATTTCTCATTTTCCTTCGCCAAAGATACGTTCTCCTACGCCGGAAATGGCCTGAACTACTATGCAACCTCGGCCAACAATAGTCCTCTGCCTTCCTGGATCAAGTTCGATGCCACCAGCCTTACCTTCACGGGAAAGACGCCACCATTCGAGTCACTGGTCCAACCGCCCCAGAAATTCGACTTCAGTTTGGTTGGGTCTGACATCGTTGGATTTTcggccgtctccgtcgtattctccatcatcgtcggcacCCACAGACTCACAACAGATACACCCGTCATCCGACTCAACGCGACTCAGGGGACCAAGGTTTCCTACACGGCGCTGGCCAGCAGTATCAAATCGGATGGCAATGCTGTTGTGCCAGCTGACCTTAATCTTACTACATCAGGACTACCGAGCTGGCTCTTGGTTGATGATACAACATTCGAGATACAAGGAAACCCTCCCGATAACGCACAGCCATCAAATTCGACGCTCATTTTCCGAGACAAGTACTCCAGCACTCTCGACATTCTTCTATCTGTCACCATCGTAACAAAAATCTTCCGTAGTACAACCATGGGGTTCGAAGCCACGCCGGGGGGGGCATTCTCATTTGATATTGAACCTTACCTTTGGGTACCTTCAGACATTGAGCTAGAAATCGACTCTCCGGAGGATTGGATCAAGCTCGAGGGACTGGTTTTATCAGGCACCCCACCCAAGACCGCGTCACCCGACAACATCAAGATCCTCGTCAAGGCAACATCGAAGAGCTCACAAGAATCCGATACGGCTACCGTGGACCTCGGCTTACTGCCCGCACCAGCTGTTTCTTCAACTACTCCTACAACTTCAGCGAAGCCAACAAATCCGGCTGTCAGCGACGGCTCAACACAAGGTCTGAAAGCCGGCTATATTGCCCTCGCAATATTGCTCCCTCTGCTCCTTCTTGCCATTATTGTTCTCCTGATTGTCTGCTGCCGCAAAAGGAGGCGGCGAGATTCCGCCCATGACAACCTAAAAAGCAAGATTTCACAACCTATACCCGGAACATTCGTGATGAACAGCGGGCCGCACAGCAGAGGCGGATCCGATCATTCCGTTGTTGAGATGATGAAGGCGCCCGAAACCAATCGGCGCAGTAGGGGGTACTTCAACTCGGCCGTACAGAGGATGAGGCAATCGAGAACGCTCTCGACCATCACTGGTTCCCGTATGTCCGAGTCAAACAACCGCTCCTCTTATCTATGGAGAGGATCCGAACGAAGCCCGACGCCAAGATCCCCATCCTTCACGTCTTCTTGGCGTACCGAGGGCGTGCTATTCCAGCCTCAACACGCGCAGCAGCAATCGACAAGCACCTACGATGGTCCGAGTGATCTACTTTCAGGCTCGTCCGGCTTTCTCCAAAGCCAACGGGACGATTCATTCCGAAGCGTATTGGACATCACCATCCCATCCATGGAGGACGAGCCGAGCAGCATCCAAGCAACGCCCGAGTTGGCATACACGAGCCCGTGGGGAGAACCTTCCAGGTTGGCTCTCGATCGGTCACTGCTACTGCCTGCCGCATCTGGTTCCGATAGCCTGGCATCCATACCAGAACAGCTCACGCCATTGGGATCGAACCCCACACATGGAAGGAGGTTCTCGCCCTCGCAACGCCCAAGGAAAAGATTCACTATCTTGAATGATTCGGGAACACAGAGTAGCTTCCGCAGCTCCAGATCCGGGTCAGGACGTGGCAGACTCGGGCGACAGGGCTCGGAGCCAGCATCACGTTCCGGTTCACTCTCACGGCCGATCAGCAGGAAGTCAGATTCGAGCCCCTTCTTCGGCGGGCGGTCGGTTGTGCCATCTCGCAACCGATACAACTTGGACAGTGACGACTCCGACTCTTTACAACCGGCGAGAGGAACAGAAAACTGGCAAACGATACCCCCTAGGGATTCGCTCGGCATCGCGTATGATGAGTTGACCCGGAGCTCTCCGTTCATGAGACATACGCCATCTCTTTCGCCTCGACCCCTCAGCATTGTCAAGAAAGATTCAGGCGGGCCGAGATATACAAGAGACAGCCGAGTAGGGAAGCAGACGCCTCTGTCACGGAAGTCGTCGTCCAGTTCCAACATCATAGCGGGCCATTGGAACCGAGACTCTTTTATGCAGCAGGGCGCTGCTGCAAACCGTCCGGATTAcccgtcgtcaagggcgaGTAGCGAAGTACTGGGCAAAGGGAAGGGGTTGGCCCGATACTCTTCAGGACATGACTCGGAAGGCTCTGACTGGGTGACGGAGGCGGGAACAGTGGGGAAAAAGGGTCCTCGGAGTCGGCTGAGCAGCAATGAGGATTTTCGTGTATTCATGTGA
- a CDS encoding Protein phosphatase 2C, translating into MGQTLSEPVVEKSSAKGEDERLLYGVSAMQGWRISMEDAHTTVLDLLPPGSDEAKKHESKLSFFGVFDGHGGDKVALFAGEHIHDIIKKQETFKKGNYEQALKDGFLATDRAILNDPKYEEEVSGCTACVGLISDSKIYVANAGDSRSVLGIKGRAKPLSQDHKPQLEAEKSRITAAGGFVDFGRVNGNLALSRAIGDFEFKKSAELSPEAQIVTAFPDVETHEISDDDEFLVIACDGIWDCQSSQAVVEFVRRGIAAKQELDKICENMMDNCLASNSETGGVGCDNMTMVIIGLLRGKTKEEWYEEIAKRVAAGDGPCAPPEYAEFRGPGVHHNFDDSDSGYDVDVENKGKPFGIGGYKGRIIFLGDGTEVLTDSDDTEMFDNAEEDKDLESQVSKASSASSKDGETDNKSATKAEQESKAGVDKAQEETKPAATSQSTESQKIDSKEK; encoded by the exons ATGGGTCAAACTCTCTCCGAGCCAGTTGTCGAGAAG AGCTCGGCCAAGGGCGAAGATGAGCGCCTTCTTTACGGCGTCTCGGCCATGCAGGGCTGGCGCATAAGCATGGAGGATGCCCACACTACCGTCCTCgatcttcttcctcccggTAGCGACGAAGCCAAGAAGCACGAGTCGAAACTCTCCTTCTTTGGAGTCTTTGACGGTCATGGTGGCGACAAAGTGGCTTTATTCGCCGGAGAGCACATTCACGACATCATCAAGAAGCAGGAGACCTTCAAGAAGGGCAACTATGAACAGGCGTTGAAGGATGGTTTTTTGGCGACGGACCGTGCGATCCTCAACG ATCCCAAGTACGAGGAGGAAGTATCCGGCTGCACTGCCTGCGTTGGCTTGATCTCCGATAGCAAGATCTACGTG GCAAACGCCGGCGACTCGAGAAGCGTCCTTGGTATCAAGGGACGGGCTAAGCCCCTGTCCCAGGACCACAAGCCCCAGCTCGAGG CCGAGAAGTCCCGTATCACAGCCGCCGGTGGCTTCGTCGACTTTGGCCGCGTTAACGGCAATCTGGCACTCTCCCGTGCCATTGGCGACTTCGAGTTCAAGAAGAGCGCAGAGCTCTCCCCCGAGGCCCAGATCGTCACCGCTTTCCCCGATGTCGAGACCCACGAGATcagcgatgacgacgagttCTTGGTCATCGCTTGCGACG GCATCTGGGACTGCCAGTCCTCTCAGGCGGTTGTCGAATTCGTTCGACGTGGCATTGCGGCCAAGCAGGAGCTGGACAAGATCTGCGAGAACATGATGGACAACTGCTTGGCTTCTAACTCGGAGACTGGTGGCGTCGGCTGCGACAACATGACCATGGTCATCATTGGTCTCTTGCGCGGCAAGACCAAGGAAGAGTGGTACGAGGAGATTGCCAAACGGGTTGCTGCTGGAGACGGACCTTGCGCCCCTCCCGAATACG CTGAATTCCGTGGCCCCGGAGTTCACCACAACTTtgacgacagcgacagcggcTACGACGTGGATGTTGAGAATAAGGGCAAGCCCTTTGGCATTGGCGGCTACAAGGGTCGCATAATCttccttggcgacggcacTGAGGTCCTGACTGATTCCGACGACACCGAGATGTTCGACAACGCGGAGGAAGACAAGGATCTCGAGAGTCAGGTCTCCAAGGCCTCCTCTGCATCAAGCAAGGATGGCGAGACTGATAATAAGTCGGCCACGAAGGCAGAGCAGGAGAGCAAGGCAGGCGTGGACAAGGCCCAGGAGGAGACAAAGCCGGCCGCAACTTCGCAGTCGACAGAGTCGCAGAAGATCGACAGCAAGGAGAAGTGA